In Deltaproteobacteria bacterium, the following are encoded in one genomic region:
- the tilS gene encoding tRNA lysidine(34) synthetase TilS: MSLKTRVGKTIHRYGMFSRGDRVGIALSGGPDSMALLHLLFGIAGDQGISLVILHMNHGMRGEESDSEEYFVRDTGGAMGIPVVSRFVSIPAVKKERGGSWEEVARDERYAFFEDMTREQGLNRIALGHTMNDQAETVLINLFRGSGPEGLKGIPPVRNIYVRPLIDISRDEVIEFLRREEISFVTDRSNRDEGFLRNRIRASLIPELQKSYNSSIVAGLTRMADIIREEDDFMKRRADEVMERNGFTFDGGVAEISAERFRVLHEAIQRRIVKIILEHFAPSNKGVGYSHVMAVLDAVRGDNPGAELILPFDIHLSREYDDIRVYSTREAARGEGPSAAGVEKSVKEFSYSLDIPGSVHIAEIGRTVKAGFINRRDIDFSSRLVAFLDYGSLCPPLHVRSVREGDRMVPLGMKGSKKVKDIFVDEKIPRRSRRAVPILVDGESILWVGGMKVSERAKITDVTEKVVKIEII, encoded by the coding sequence ATGTCTCTGAAAACCAGGGTGGGAAAAACCATTCACCGATACGGAATGTTTTCCCGGGGCGACCGGGTCGGCATCGCCCTTTCCGGTGGCCCCGATTCCATGGCGCTCCTGCATCTTCTTTTCGGGATCGCCGGCGATCAGGGTATCTCGCTGGTGATCCTTCACATGAATCACGGCATGCGCGGCGAAGAATCGGACAGCGAGGAGTATTTCGTACGTGATACCGGCGGCGCCATGGGGATACCCGTCGTGTCACGCTTTGTGTCGATTCCCGCGGTGAAGAAGGAACGCGGCGGGTCATGGGAAGAGGTTGCCCGTGACGAGCGCTATGCCTTTTTTGAGGACATGACCCGGGAACAGGGACTGAACAGGATAGCCCTCGGTCATACGATGAACGATCAGGCTGAAACGGTGCTTATCAATCTTTTCAGGGGCAGCGGTCCTGAAGGTTTGAAAGGGATCCCTCCTGTCAGGAATATCTATGTCAGGCCCTTGATCGATATTTCCCGGGATGAGGTGATCGAATTTCTGCGCCGTGAGGAGATATCCTTTGTCACGGACCGGTCGAACCGGGACGAGGGATTCCTCAGAAATCGAATTCGCGCCAGCCTCATTCCTGAACTGCAAAAATCGTATAACAGCAGTATCGTGGCGGGCCTTACCCGCATGGCAGATATCATCAGGGAAGAGGACGACTTCATGAAGCGCCGTGCCGATGAGGTGATGGAACGCAACGGATTCACTTTCGATGGAGGGGTGGCTGAAATATCGGCTGAACGCTTTCGGGTGCTGCACGAAGCCATTCAGAGACGGATCGTAAAGATCATCCTTGAGCATTTCGCGCCCTCGAACAAGGGAGTCGGGTATTCCCATGTCATGGCGGTGCTGGATGCTGTGAGAGGGGACAATCCGGGTGCCGAGCTGATTCTCCCCTTTGACATTCATCTCAGCCGTGAATATGATGATATACGCGTATATTCGACCCGGGAGGCTGCCCGCGGTGAGGGACCATCGGCCGCCGGTGTTGAAAAATCCGTCAAGGAGTTTAGCTATTCCCTTGATATACCCGGTTCCGTTCATATCGCCGAGATCGGGAGAACGGTGAAGGCGGGATTCATCAACCGGCGCGATATCGATTTCAGCTCGAGGCTGGTTGCTTTTCTGGACTATGGATCCCTGTGTCCGCCATTGCATGTCAGGTCCGTCAGGGAAGGTGACAGAATGGTTCCACTGGGTATGAAAGGAAGCAAGAAGGTAAAGGACATTTTCGTAGATGAAAAGATACCCCGGAGAAGCAGGCGTGCGGTGCCCATCCTCGTTGACGGAGAGTCCATTCTCTGGGTCGGAGGGATGAAAGTGAGCGAGCGGGCAAAAATTACCGATGTAACGGAAAAAGTGGTAAAAATTGAAATTATTTGA